In one Dehalogenimonas formicexedens genomic region, the following are encoded:
- a CDS encoding mechanosensitive ion channel family protein, whose translation MVNKIITVFILLALSIGAAVALFRYPENVYLQRALSSGLTLAGLYLVFKLILEEAVARSISEIASRFNFRRVMSAFFFIGAAIALTNIWINAQNLLVAYGLIGAGVALALQDLFKNLAGGLMLFTRGTYRIGDRVEVNSKKGDVIDIGLLNTTLLEIGEWVGGDQPTGRLCQIPNGFILSHAVHNYTRDHHFIWDEINIPLTYDSDWHLALDTILKLVTIETKAATTEAQDSFSRLAGRYFLPGNAGAPSIFVTLTDNWINLTVRYISEVRNRRETRDRLNRLILDEITRLGSEKVRISSQTLGVSVKPESNGGTRPVQASGS comes from the coding sequence ATGGTTAATAAAATCATCACCGTGTTTATTTTGCTGGCTCTGAGCATCGGAGCCGCGGTAGCCCTGTTCAGGTACCCTGAAAACGTTTACCTGCAGCGAGCGTTGTCATCGGGGTTAACTCTGGCTGGCTTATACCTGGTCTTCAAGCTGATACTGGAGGAGGCGGTAGCCCGGAGCATCAGTGAAATCGCCTCCCGATTCAATTTCAGGCGGGTTATGTCCGCCTTTTTCTTTATCGGGGCGGCGATAGCCTTGACCAACATCTGGATCAACGCCCAGAACTTGCTAGTCGCTTACGGCCTCATTGGCGCCGGGGTGGCACTGGCCCTGCAAGACCTGTTCAAGAACCTGGCCGGAGGCCTGATGCTGTTCACCAGGGGCACTTACCGCATCGGCGACCGTGTCGAGGTGAATTCCAAAAAAGGGGATGTTATCGATATCGGTCTCCTGAATACCACCCTTCTGGAAATAGGTGAATGGGTGGGTGGAGACCAGCCGACCGGCCGCTTATGCCAGATTCCAAACGGTTTCATCCTTTCTCACGCAGTCCATAATTACACCCGTGACCACCATTTCATCTGGGATGAGATCAACATCCCGTTAACCTACGACAGCGATTGGCACCTGGCCCTGGACACAATTCTGAAATTGGTGACAATCGAAACGAAGGCGGCAACTACGGAGGCTCAGGACTCTTTTTCACGCCTGGCTGGCCGTTATTTCCTGCCCGGCAATGCCGGGGCGCCGAGTATCTTTGTAACCCTCACCGACAATTGGATCAACCTCACCGTTCGTTATATTTCGGAAGTCAGGAACCGGCGAGAAACCCGGGACAGGTTGAACAGGTTGATCCTTGACGAGATCACGAGGCTGGGCAGTGAAAAAGTCAGAATTTCATCCCAGACGTTGGGCGTTTCCGTAAAGCCCGAGAGTAATGGAGGCACTCGTCCCGTTCAAGCCTCCGGTTCCTGA
- the ispD gene encoding 2-C-methyl-D-erythritol 4-phosphate cytidylyltransferase: MYNGEKVAAIIAAAGRSERMQGVDKIFTMLGNRPVLSRTVYPFECHPFIDRIVVVINPDRVTPAEKLAANEKWRKVTDIIAGGERRQDSVMKAIARLENDVKWVIIHDGARPLVRLAQIDEGLDAAVETGAAVCAVPVTDTIKQVSAAGFIEATLDREKLFAVQTPQVFRYEIIRRAYDSAAQMSVTDDASLVENLGIRVKLFPGSYANIKITTPESLATAEMLWRRSGD; the protein is encoded by the coding sequence GTGTACAATGGAGAAAAGGTCGCCGCAATCATTGCCGCCGCCGGGCGCAGCGAGCGGATGCAGGGCGTGGACAAGATTTTCACGATGCTGGGCAACCGGCCGGTTCTGTCGCGCACGGTCTATCCGTTCGAGTGTCATCCGTTCATCGACCGAATCGTCGTGGTGATCAATCCGGACCGGGTCACCCCGGCCGAAAAGCTGGCCGCGAATGAGAAATGGCGCAAAGTTACCGATATCATCGCGGGGGGCGAGCGGCGGCAGGATTCAGTAATGAAAGCCATCGCCCGGCTCGAGAACGACGTAAAATGGGTCATCATCCATGACGGGGCTCGCCCGCTGGTGCGGCTTGCTCAAATTGACGAGGGACTAGACGCCGCCGTGGAAACAGGGGCCGCCGTTTGCGCGGTTCCGGTGACCGATACTATCAAACAGGTGTCTGCGGCCGGTTTTATCGAGGCTACGTTAGACCGGGAGAAACTCTTCGCCGTTCAAACTCCCCAGGTCTTCCGCTATGAGATCATACGACGGGCTTATGATTCCGCGGCTCAGATGTCCGTAACCGACGATGCTTCGCTGGTCGAAAACCTGGGTATCCGGGTTAAGCTGTTTCCAGGTTCTTATGCTAATATCAAGATAACCACTCCGGAAAGCCTGGCCACCGCCGAAATGCTCTGGCGGAGAAGCGGAGATTAG
- the ispF gene encoding 2-C-methyl-D-erythritol 2,4-cyclodiphosphate synthase — protein MKIRTGLGYDVHRLAPNQKLVLGGVEIPFSHGLIGWSDADVLVHAVMDSLLGAAGLGDIGVHFPPGDPQFKGISSLKLLERVGGMLKTAGWKIGNVDVVIVAEQPKLRPYIAAMCQNIAGTLGIDPSSINVKASTSEELGFIGREEGMAAWATALVEK, from the coding sequence ATGAAGATCAGAACCGGTCTCGGCTACGATGTCCATCGCCTGGCGCCAAACCAGAAACTGGTCCTCGGGGGGGTGGAAATCCCATTCAGCCACGGGCTCATCGGCTGGAGCGATGCCGATGTCCTGGTCCACGCGGTCATGGATTCACTCTTAGGCGCAGCCGGGTTGGGGGATATCGGCGTTCATTTCCCGCCTGGAGACCCCCAGTTCAAAGGCATCTCAAGCCTGAAGCTGCTCGAACGCGTCGGCGGCATGCTTAAAACCGCGGGATGGAAAATCGGCAATGTCGATGTTGTAATCGTGGCCGAACAGCCAAAGCTGCGGCCGTACATTGCCGCCATGTGCCAAAATATCGCCGGCACCCTGGGTATCGATCCGTCATCGATCAACGTAAAGGCGAGCACTTCCGAGGAACTGGGGTTCATCGGCCGCGAGGAAGGCATGGCAGCCTGGGCGACGGCGCTTGTCGAAAAATGA
- the cysS gene encoding cysteine--tRNA ligase, giving the protein MKISNTLTGRKEDFVPQGDPVKMYVCGITPQSAAHIGHAMSYINFDVIRRYLIYRGYNVKYVQNFTDVDDKIIAKAAPLGITPLELADRNIGEFLSDMAAINILPATVYPRVTQEIPSILALVRGLVETGYGYEANGSVYFRVTKLNDYGKLSHRTLDQMQAGARIEVGEDKEHPMDFVLWKAAKPGEPSWDSPWGKGRPGWHIECSAMNLKYLGEQIDIHGGGADLIFPHHENEIAQTESFTGKKPFVRYWLHNGLLQLGGEKMSKSIGNLITIKDFLSKNSSDALRIFVLGSNYRSPLTFSAEVIEAAEKGAQRLSQALQSATGTKPLAFDGEVYRTRFVEAMDEDFNTPQALATLFDLTRDLNRIEADGGDASAAKQLLRELADVLGLKLESAGKAADDGKIAETVAEIYRELGKTPGEWDEDAAKAMTDVISLRAELRKARDFAKADVLRKKLEGIGVNLKDTPSGTVWEYKARA; this is encoded by the coding sequence ATGAAAATATCCAATACCCTCACCGGCCGCAAAGAAGATTTTGTTCCCCAGGGCGATCCGGTCAAGATGTATGTCTGCGGCATCACGCCGCAGTCCGCCGCCCATATCGGGCACGCCATGAGCTACATCAACTTCGATGTCATCAGACGTTACCTCATCTATCGCGGCTATAACGTCAAGTACGTCCAGAACTTCACCGACGTCGACGATAAGATCATCGCCAAGGCGGCGCCCCTCGGCATCACGCCGCTGGAGCTGGCCGACCGGAACATAGGCGAATTTCTGTCTGATATGGCCGCAATCAATATCCTGCCGGCTACGGTTTATCCACGGGTGACGCAGGAGATCCCATCGATCCTCGCGCTGGTCAGGGGATTGGTCGAAACAGGATACGGTTACGAAGCCAACGGCTCCGTCTACTTCAGAGTTACCAAGCTGAACGACTACGGCAAGCTTTCCCATCGCACTCTCGACCAGATGCAGGCCGGCGCGCGCATCGAGGTAGGCGAGGACAAGGAACATCCCATGGATTTCGTGCTATGGAAAGCCGCCAAACCCGGCGAGCCGTCCTGGGATTCGCCCTGGGGCAAGGGGCGCCCCGGCTGGCATATCGAATGCTCCGCGATGAATCTCAAGTACCTGGGAGAGCAAATCGACATTCACGGCGGTGGCGCCGACCTGATCTTTCCCCATCATGAGAACGAGATCGCCCAGACCGAGAGTTTTACCGGTAAAAAGCCATTCGTCCGCTACTGGCTGCACAATGGGCTGTTGCAACTGGGCGGCGAAAAAATGAGCAAGTCCATCGGCAATCTGATCACCATCAAAGATTTCCTGTCTAAAAACTCCTCCGATGCGTTGCGTATCTTCGTGCTGGGATCCAATTATCGCAGCCCGCTGACATTCTCCGCCGAGGTGATAGAAGCGGCTGAAAAAGGCGCACAGCGACTGTCACAGGCGTTGCAGAGCGCCACCGGCACTAAACCGTTAGCTTTCGACGGTGAAGTTTATCGCACCCGATTCGTCGAGGCCATGGACGAAGATTTCAATACGCCGCAGGCTCTGGCAACTCTATTTGATCTGACGCGGGATCTCAACCGCATCGAAGCCGATGGTGGGGACGCGTCCGCGGCGAAACAATTGCTCCGCGAACTGGCGGATGTCCTGGGGTTGAAACTGGAGTCAGCGGGGAAAGCTGCCGATGACGGAAAAATTGCTGAAACCGTCGCAGAGATCTACCGGGAGCTCGGCAAAACCCCGGGCGAATGGGATGAAGACGCGGCTAAGGCGATGACCGATGTCATTTCCCTACGTGCCGAGCTGCGCAAAGCCAGAGACTTCGCCAAGGCAGATGTCCTGCGCAAGAAGTTGGAAGGTATCGGCGTCAACCTTAAAGACACGCCATCCGGCACTGTCTGGGAATACAAAGCCAGAGCCTAG
- a CDS encoding autorepressor SdpR family transcription factor, protein MTESVFKALADANRRRILKLLGERPMTAGEIAEKFELAKSTLSGHFGVLKAADLIQEERRGATIVYSLNMSVVDETLAAVMDLLKVDRDKKKDRIEKES, encoded by the coding sequence ATGACCGAAAGCGTGTTCAAAGCCCTGGCCGACGCCAACCGGCGCCGGATACTGAAACTTCTCGGGGAACGGCCGATGACTGCAGGCGAGATTGCCGAGAAATTCGAGCTTGCCAAATCGACCTTGTCGGGACATTTCGGTGTGCTCAAGGCGGCCGACCTGATCCAGGAGGAAAGGCGGGGGGCCACTATTGTATATTCGCTCAACATGTCCGTGGTTGACGAGACGCTGGCGGCGGTTATGGACCTGCTGAAAGTGGATCGAGATAAAAAAAAGGATCGGATTGAGAAAGAGTCATGA
- a CDS encoding SdpI family protein: protein MKITWRSEALNLFLIAAMFIASAIVYPSAPETVPIHWGLNGEPNGYGGRFEGLFLLPLMTIGIYLLLLVLPKIDPKRANYEKFGGVYRIIRTLLVVFMAGIHGVILASIKGASIDIGMAVMVMVGLMFVVLGNYFGKLKQTWFVGIRTPWTLTSELSWRKTHQLGGKIFVVFGLLLALTGIIRQDWLFFSVFGLFMASIIYLIIYSYLVWKSDPNRTNGTPR from the coding sequence ATGAAGATTACCTGGCGTTCCGAGGCTTTAAACCTGTTCTTGATCGCGGCGATGTTTATCGCTTCGGCGATTGTCTATCCCAGTGCCCCCGAGACCGTACCGATTCACTGGGGACTTAACGGCGAGCCGAACGGGTACGGCGGCAGGTTCGAAGGGTTGTTTTTACTGCCTTTAATGACCATCGGCATTTACCTGCTTCTCCTGGTATTACCCAAAATCGATCCCAAACGGGCCAATTATGAAAAATTCGGCGGAGTTTATCGAATCATCAGGACTCTCCTGGTGGTTTTCATGGCTGGAATACACGGCGTAATACTCGCATCAATCAAAGGGGCTTCGATCGATATCGGCATGGCGGTAATGGTGATGGTCGGCCTGATGTTTGTGGTGCTCGGCAACTATTTCGGTAAGCTAAAGCAAACGTGGTTCGTCGGTATCCGCACCCCCTGGACATTAACCAGCGAACTCTCATGGAGGAAGACGCACCAGCTCGGCGGCAAGATATTCGTTGTTTTCGGCCTGCTCTTAGCCCTCACCGGGATCATCCGGCAAGACTGGTTGTTTTTCTCGGTGTTCGGTCTGTTCATGGCGTCGATCATATACTTAATCATCTATTCCTATCTGGTTTGGAAGTCCGACCCCAACAGGACTAACGGTACACCGCGCTGA
- the nifS gene encoding cysteine desulfurase NifS produces MKRSYLDYAATTPVAPEVLEAMLPYFHDFPGNPSAIYAEGQEARQAVEKARGSLARLINARPDEILFLSGGTEADNMALAGILNANGCRGRHVITTAIEHHAVLETCHFLEKNGASVTVLPVDTNGMLDPGEVEKAVRPDTAVVSVILANNEIGTIQNLAEISKITREKGVYLHSDAVQAAGRIPVDVEALGVDLLSVSAHKLYGPKGIGALYIRKGTRISPILWGGGQERGKRSGTENVPGIVGFGKAVELAQLTMASESGRLSALRDRLIAGVLSTIPETRLNGHPTQRLPNNANFSFDYVEGESVCLNLDLAGISASPGSACSSTSTAPSHVLLALGLPQHQAFGSLRLSLGRWTTGDDIDRVLEVLPGVVARLRAMSPLWARK; encoded by the coding sequence ATGAAACGCAGTTACCTTGACTACGCCGCCACCACGCCGGTCGCCCCGGAAGTCCTTGAGGCAATGCTGCCCTATTTCCATGATTTTCCGGGTAATCCGTCCGCCATCTACGCCGAGGGACAGGAAGCCCGGCAGGCCGTCGAAAAGGCCCGTGGGTCGCTGGCAAGGCTGATAAACGCCCGCCCTGACGAGATTCTTTTCCTGAGCGGCGGCACCGAAGCCGACAACATGGCGCTCGCAGGCATCCTGAATGCCAACGGTTGCCGCGGAAGGCATGTCATCACCACCGCGATTGAGCACCACGCTGTTTTGGAAACCTGTCATTTCCTGGAGAAAAACGGAGCCTCGGTCACAGTATTGCCGGTCGATACCAACGGGATGCTTGATCCGGGTGAAGTCGAAAAAGCGGTTCGGCCGGATACCGCCGTCGTTTCGGTAATCTTGGCCAACAATGAGATCGGCACCATCCAAAATCTGGCGGAAATTTCTAAAATCACCCGTGAGAAAGGTGTCTACCTCCACTCCGACGCGGTGCAGGCGGCAGGCAGGATTCCCGTCGACGTTGAGGCGCTCGGTGTCGATCTCCTCAGCGTTTCCGCTCATAAATTGTACGGTCCCAAAGGCATCGGCGCCCTTTACATACGGAAGGGCACCAGGATTTCGCCCATTCTGTGGGGCGGAGGCCAGGAGCGCGGCAAGCGTTCGGGAACCGAAAACGTTCCCGGCATCGTCGGCTTCGGCAAAGCCGTTGAACTGGCCCAACTCACCATGGCTTCCGAGTCCGGGCGACTGTCAGCCCTGCGTGACCGGCTGATCGCCGGGGTTCTTTCAACTATCCCCGAAACCCGCCTCAACGGCCACCCGACACAACGCCTGCCGAATAATGCCAACTTCTCCTTCGATTATGTCGAAGGAGAGAGCGTCTGTCTCAATCTGGACCTGGCAGGCATTTCGGCTTCTCCCGGCTCCGCTTGTTCTTCGACGAGTACCGCACCTTCACACGTCTTACTTGCCCTGGGACTGCCTCAGCACCAGGCATTTGGCTCCCTGAGGCTGTCTCTCGGGCGTTGGACCACCGGCGATGACATTGATCGGGTGTTGGAGGTCCTTCCGGGAGTCGTTGCCCGGTTGCGGGCCATGTCCCCGCTGTGGGCGAGAAAATAA
- a CDS encoding RrF2 family transcriptional regulator, producing MKLSARGRHSMEAMFDLAIHYGEGPILIRDVAMRRRISEQYLAQLFIPLRIAGLVRSVRGANGGFVLAKEPAEIRLSEVVKATEGSTAPSECVDDPRVCWKGEHCVTRDVWMQIKKATDNILDAITLNDMVERWRQSGQPEVPEEVI from the coding sequence TTGAAACTCTCAGCCCGCGGCCGGCATTCCATGGAAGCCATGTTCGACCTGGCGATTCACTACGGGGAAGGCCCAATCCTGATCCGGGATGTTGCCATGCGGCGGCGGATTTCGGAACAATACCTCGCCCAGTTGTTTATCCCTCTTCGGATCGCCGGGCTGGTCCGAAGCGTTCGCGGCGCTAACGGCGGCTTCGTCCTGGCCAAGGAACCGGCGGAAATCCGATTGTCCGAGGTCGTAAAAGCCACCGAGGGATCGACAGCCCCTTCCGAATGTGTGGACGATCCCAGGGTCTGCTGGAAGGGCGAGCACTGCGTAACCCGTGATGTCTGGATGCAGATCAAAAAAGCCACCGACAACATTCTTGATGCCATCACCTTGAATGACATGGTTGAACGCTGGCGGCAAAGCGGCCAGCCGGAAGTTCCGGAAGAGGTTATTTGA
- a CDS encoding CCA tRNA nucleotidyltransferase, protein MANDENLAPRLGEALPPEIAAFLKVASSEAAARGWRFYLVGGAVRDAILGRAGFDLDLSVEGDAIGLAMAIAASPDDVTVHHRFNTARLKWGGHHIDLVRSREETYPRPGALPTVRPGPINMDLLRRDFTVNAMAVSLNPDDWGCLIDVCGGLRDIRQRLIRVLHPGSFIDDATRIWRAVRYEQRLGFRIEPETLKLIERDRVMLGTITPDRLRYELECILTETAPEKVFRRADELGLLSTWHPSLKGDSWLSEVCARARSLVEKPHPDVYLALLAWRLTASEKEEFIASLRFTKPQARALRDSQAIAENGGILTSPEAKPSAVAAVLHGLSRDSLVAAKCAVPSGVAGDNIDRFMNEWKHSAPLLTGEDLKRLGVAQGPDLKSILDGIRDLRLDGLICSRAQEENFVMEWLKSRPGES, encoded by the coding sequence ATGGCGAATGACGAAAATCTGGCACCCCGGCTGGGCGAAGCCCTACCCCCTGAGATTGCGGCTTTTTTGAAAGTTGCCTCTTCTGAAGCTGCTGCCAGGGGTTGGCGATTCTATTTGGTCGGGGGGGCGGTGCGCGATGCTATTCTGGGCCGGGCGGGTTTCGACCTCGACCTGTCAGTCGAGGGGGATGCCATCGGGCTGGCTATGGCTATCGCCGCTTCACCGGATGACGTCACCGTCCACCACCGCTTCAATACCGCCCGGTTAAAATGGGGCGGGCATCATATCGACCTGGTACGCAGCCGGGAGGAGACTTACCCGAGGCCGGGAGCGCTGCCGACGGTGCGGCCAGGGCCCATCAATATGGACCTTCTCCGCCGGGATTTCACGGTCAACGCGATGGCGGTGTCTCTCAATCCGGACGATTGGGGATGCCTTATCGACGTTTGCGGAGGACTCCGGGATATCCGGCAGAGATTGATCCGGGTGCTTCATCCCGGGAGCTTCATCGACGATGCCACCCGAATTTGGCGGGCGGTGCGCTACGAACAGCGCCTGGGCTTCCGCATCGAACCGGAAACGCTGAAACTGATCGAACGGGACCGGGTAATGCTTGGAACGATCACCCCCGACCGGCTTCGATACGAACTGGAATGCATCCTTACAGAAACGGCTCCCGAGAAGGTCTTTCGGCGGGCCGATGAACTGGGATTGTTATCGACGTGGCACCCGTCATTGAAGGGAGATTCCTGGCTGTCCGAGGTATGCGCCAGGGCACGGTCGCTGGTCGAAAAACCTCACCCCGACGTTTACCTGGCACTCCTCGCCTGGCGCTTGACCGCATCCGAAAAGGAAGAGTTCATTGCATCCCTCCGTTTTACCAAGCCTCAGGCAAGGGCCCTCCGGGATAGCCAGGCCATTGCCGAGAACGGTGGAATTTTGACTTCACCCGAGGCCAAACCGAGCGCGGTAGCCGCCGTTCTCCACGGCTTGTCCAGAGACTCCCTGGTTGCGGCGAAATGCGCTGTCCCGTCCGGTGTGGCGGGGGACAATATCGACCGCTTTATGAACGAATGGAAACATTCCGCACCCTTGCTCACCGGCGAAGACCTGAAAAGGCTGGGGGTCGCCCAGGGGCCTGACCTTAAATCGATTCTCGATGGGATCAGAGACCTGCGGCTTGACGGGCTTATTTGCAGCAGGGCCCAGGAAGAGAACTTTGTCATGGAGTGGCTGAAGAGCCGCCCCGGCGAATCGTAA
- the ispE gene encoding 4-(cytidine 5'-diphospho)-2-C-methyl-D-erythritol kinase: MFKLLAPAKINLALEVLGKRPDGYHDIKSIVQTIDLADVLDFDASQNLVISGDLPGWDSSKSLVSKAAVLLRERFGCKEGARVHVTKRIPLMSGLGGDSSDCAAALKGFNRLWNLGLSDPELMEIGAALGSDVPFFFIGGTAVIEGRGELVTPLKAFPSAWVVLLLPPVLPENGKTVRLYHALKPADFTSGDKTEKFVHALMEGWEIPPSLLSNAFERPSAELWPEIEEYRWRFLEAGAYRVRLSGAGPALFSLHRDRSEAERIFENLRKNRLECYLAHTTGHPG; encoded by the coding sequence TTGTTTAAACTCCTTGCCCCGGCCAAGATCAATCTGGCCCTCGAGGTGCTCGGCAAGCGCCCAGACGGCTACCACGACATCAAGAGCATCGTCCAGACCATCGACCTGGCCGACGTGCTCGATTTCGATGCCTCTCAGAACCTGGTAATCTCCGGCGACCTGCCGGGTTGGGATAGCTCCAAAAGCCTGGTCTCGAAAGCGGCGGTGCTTCTCCGCGAGCGCTTCGGCTGTAAAGAAGGCGCCCGTGTCCATGTGACCAAGCGGATCCCCCTCATGTCGGGTCTCGGCGGCGATTCCTCGGACTGCGCCGCAGCCCTCAAGGGCTTCAATCGATTGTGGAACCTGGGTCTCTCCGATCCCGAGCTGATGGAGATCGGCGCCGCCCTGGGCTCCGATGTGCCGTTCTTCTTTATCGGCGGCACCGCCGTCATCGAGGGGCGAGGTGAACTGGTGACTCCGTTGAAAGCCTTTCCATCCGCCTGGGTGGTCCTCCTGCTGCCCCCCGTTTTGCCTGAAAACGGTAAAACCGTCCGGCTGTACCATGCCCTCAAGCCGGCTGATTTCACCAGCGGTGACAAAACCGAGAAATTCGTCCATGCCCTGATGGAGGGCTGGGAGATACCACCGTCGCTGCTGTCCAACGCCTTCGAACGGCCTTCAGCCGAACTCTGGCCGGAGATTGAGGAATATCGATGGCGTTTCCTGGAGGCGGGGGCTTACCGCGTCCGGTTATCCGGCGCGGGCCCGGCTTTGTTCAGCCTTCACCGGGATAGGTCCGAGGCGGAACGTATCTTCGAGAACCTCAGAAAAAACCGGCTGGAATGCTACCTGGCGCACACCACCGGGCATCCCGGTTAG
- the rsmA gene encoding 16S rRNA (adenine(1518)-N(6)/adenine(1519)-N(6))-dimethyltransferase RsmA: MIDNQDPNIALTPPSGATSPGLPTPAASLMSETRALLDRYNLSARKGLGQNFLIDRGVLDKIIAAAGISRSDTIIEVGPGLGVLTRALAGRAGKVIAVEVDRGMAALLRETMSGLSNVDIVERDILETKIEELVGGEDFKVVANLPYYITSPVLRHFLESARQPSRLVVMVQREVAKQIVAQPPEMSLLSVAIQFYASPRIVTHVPAGAFYPPPKVSSAVLRLEVLPQRRLSMADEAVFFKLARAGFSTRRKQLINAISAGLEIDKDRGAGLLERAAIDPRRRAETLTIDDWLNVLRSYKENIV; the protein is encoded by the coding sequence ATGATCGATAACCAGGACCCAAATATCGCCCTGACGCCGCCATCCGGCGCAACAAGCCCGGGCTTGCCCACCCCTGCGGCCTCGCTCATGTCCGAAACCCGCGCCCTGCTCGACCGGTACAACCTGAGCGCCAGGAAAGGGCTGGGGCAGAACTTCCTGATCGACCGCGGAGTCCTGGACAAGATCATCGCCGCCGCCGGTATCTCCCGATCCGATACCATCATCGAGGTCGGCCCCGGCCTGGGGGTGCTCACCCGCGCCCTCGCCGGACGCGCCGGCAAGGTCATCGCCGTCGAAGTCGACAGGGGTATGGCCGCCCTGCTTCGTGAAACGATGTCGGGCTTATCCAATGTCGACATCGTCGAACGCGATATCCTCGAGACCAAAATCGAGGAATTGGTCGGCGGCGAGGATTTCAAAGTCGTCGCCAACCTGCCCTACTACATCACTTCTCCGGTACTCCGGCATTTCCTGGAGTCCGCCCGCCAGCCAAGTCGCCTGGTGGTCATGGTGCAGAGAGAGGTAGCCAAACAGATCGTTGCCCAACCGCCCGAGATGAGTCTTTTATCAGTCGCGATTCAATTCTACGCTTCGCCCAGGATCGTAACCCACGTCCCCGCCGGCGCTTTTTACCCGCCGCCCAAGGTCTCTTCCGCGGTATTAAGGCTCGAAGTCCTGCCGCAGCGCCGTCTTTCCATGGCTGACGAAGCGGTCTTCTTCAAGCTCGCCCGGGCAGGTTTTTCGACCCGGCGCAAGCAGCTCATAAATGCCATCTCGGCCGGACTCGAGATCGACAAGGATCGAGGCGCCGGGTTGCTTGAGCGGGCAGCAATCGATCCCCGGCGCCGCGCCGAGACGCTCACCATCGACGACTGGCTGAATGTCCTTCGATCATACAAGGAAAACATTGTTTAA